One stretch of Streptomyces hygroscopicus DNA includes these proteins:
- a CDS encoding 4-hydroxy-3-methylbut-2-enyl diphosphate reductase, with amino-acid sequence MSARCGMPAQRRAHSHPSRMPALEQYVMHLSTKSARSDTGAPRKRVILAEPRGFCAGVRRAISMVERALEVYGPPIYVRKQIVHNHYVVSLLERKGARFVESEFEVPEGAVCLFSAHGVSPAVRTAAADRNLQVIDATCPLVAKVHQQARRVVRDGRVLLLVGHEEHEETEGTRGEAPRETLVVETVEDVERLDLPRDTPVAYLTQTTLSVDETADIVRALTERFDDIVGPGTDTICYASQNRQNGVKSLAQQADLVLVVGSENSSNSQRMVDVAREAGTPAQLVPDVSRLKAGWLEGVTTVGVSSGASVPDALVHQLLDRLAEFGHDEVEIESTVVEDVVFSMPLQLTDGIRSDDRERLDDAWSKVPPDAPAGTPRRTM; translated from the coding sequence ATGTCCGCCCGCTGCGGCATGCCCGCACAGCGACGCGCCCATTCACATCCGAGCCGCATGCCGGCGTTGGAGCAATACGTCATGCACTTGAGCACGAAGTCCGCGCGCTCCGATACCGGAGCGCCCCGCAAACGCGTCATCCTCGCCGAACCCCGCGGTTTCTGCGCGGGTGTCCGCCGCGCCATTTCCATGGTGGAGCGGGCGCTCGAGGTATACGGCCCGCCTATTTATGTTCGAAAACAGATCGTCCACAACCACTACGTCGTCAGCCTCCTGGAGCGCAAGGGCGCACGCTTTGTGGAATCGGAATTCGAAGTTCCCGAAGGGGCGGTGTGCCTCTTTTCCGCACACGGCGTCTCGCCCGCGGTCCGCACCGCTGCCGCCGATAGAAACCTGCAGGTCATCGACGCCACCTGCCCACTGGTGGCCAAGGTCCACCAGCAGGCGCGCCGGGTGGTCCGGGACGGCCGGGTCCTGCTGCTGGTGGGGCATGAGGAACACGAGGAAACGGAAGGCACCCGGGGCGAGGCACCGCGCGAGACCCTGGTCGTCGAAACCGTCGAGGACGTCGAACGGCTGGACCTCCCCCGGGACACCCCGGTGGCCTATCTGACCCAGACCACCTTGTCGGTGGACGAGACGGCCGACATCGTCCGCGCCCTCACCGAGCGGTTCGACGACATCGTCGGCCCCGGGACCGACACCATCTGCTACGCCAGCCAGAACCGGCAGAACGGCGTCAAGTCCCTCGCCCAGCAGGCCGATCTGGTGCTGGTCGTCGGCTCGGAGAACTCCAGCAACTCCCAGCGGATGGTCGATGTCGCCCGGGAGGCCGGAACCCCCGCCCAGCTGGTCCCGGACGTATCCCGGCTGAAAGCCGGCTGGCTGGAGGGCGTGACCACCGTCGGCGTCAGCTCCGGCGCCAGCGTCCCGGACGCCCTCGTCCACCAACTCCTCGACCGGCTGGCCGAGTTCGGCCATGACGAGGTCGAGATCGAGTCCACGGTCGTCGAGGACGTGGTCTTCTCCATGCCCCTGCAGCTCACCGACGGCATCCGGTCCGACGACCGGGAACGGCTCGACGACGCCTGGTCGAAGGTCCCACCGGACGCACCGGCCGGAACCCCTAGGAGGACGATGTGA
- a CDS encoding Polyprenyl synthetase produces the protein MTAHVMATARPASAPATTARRALMSLLPRVEERLHAFLSAEYDRWHALDPRSSVPIDGIADLVNAGGKRMRPAFCLSGYLAVGGDPEDHRVIPVAAALELLHACALIHDDVMDESPVRRGAPTVHTSQAALHRERGWRGAAGRYGENVAILAGDLALVYSDEIMAEVEPAVAAEWHLLRSELIIGQYMDVAASVEFEPDPETSRWIAIAKSGRYTIHRPLVLGAAVAGRPDAAPAFEEYGAALGEAFQLRDDLLDAFGDSEVTGKPSGLDFEQHKMTLLMALAIQRNAHIRELVPAQLRGADHLRELLIETGVRDDVEKHIDGLVERACRAIAAAPLEPEWREELAAMAHEVAYRNA, from the coding sequence GTGACTGCCCATGTGATGGCGACCGCCCGCCCCGCCTCGGCCCCGGCCACCACCGCCCGCCGGGCGCTGATGAGCCTGCTGCCCCGGGTCGAGGAGCGGCTGCACGCCTTCCTGTCCGCCGAGTACGACCGGTGGCATGCGCTGGACCCACGCTCCAGCGTCCCCATCGACGGGATCGCCGACCTGGTCAACGCGGGCGGCAAGCGCATGCGCCCCGCGTTCTGCCTGAGCGGCTATCTGGCCGTCGGCGGCGATCCGGAGGACCACCGCGTCATCCCCGTCGCCGCCGCGCTGGAACTGCTCCACGCCTGCGCGCTGATCCATGACGATGTGATGGACGAGTCCCCGGTACGCCGTGGCGCGCCGACCGTGCACACCAGCCAGGCCGCGCTGCACCGCGAGCGCGGCTGGCGGGGCGCGGCGGGCCGCTACGGGGAGAACGTCGCGATCCTCGCGGGCGATCTGGCCCTGGTCTACTCCGACGAGATCATGGCCGAAGTGGAGCCCGCGGTCGCCGCCGAGTGGCATCTGCTGCGCTCGGAGCTGATCATCGGCCAGTACATGGACGTCGCGGCGTCCGTGGAGTTCGAGCCCGACCCGGAGACCTCGCGGTGGATCGCCATCGCCAAGTCCGGCCGCTACACCATCCACCGCCCGCTGGTCCTGGGCGCCGCGGTGGCCGGCCGCCCCGACGCGGCACCGGCCTTCGAGGAGTACGGGGCCGCGCTCGGCGAGGCGTTTCAGCTGCGCGACGACCTCCTGGACGCCTTCGGGGACTCCGAGGTCACCGGCAAGCCGAGCGGTCTGGACTTCGAGCAGCACAAGATGACGCTGCTGATGGCCCTGGCCATCCAGCGCAACGCGCACATCCGGGAGCTGGTGCCCGCTCAGCTTCGGGGCGCCGACCACCTGCGGGAGCTGCTGATCGAGACGGGTGTGCGCGACGACGTCGAGAAGCACATCGACGGGCTCGTGGAGCGGGCCTGCCGTGCCATCGCCGCCGCCCCGCTGGAGCCGGAGTGGCGGGAGGAACTGGCCGCCATGGCCCACGAGGTCGCCTACCGGAACGCGTGA
- a CDS encoding 4-hydroxybenzoate 3-monooxygenase, which produces MKRLNTRVVIVGAGPGGLLLSHLLQRCGVDSIVLERRSREYVEKRVRAGLLEGGTVDFLREAGLADRLEREGLVHEGFVFRFGSRAHRMPFTELTGRTVHMYGQQELVKDLIRARTAAGARLWFDVPDVEPQGLDTDTPTVRCTVAGEPVEIACDFVAGCDGFHGVSRRSVPPGTFTTYERTYPYAWLGVLAEAPPAAEELIYAVHSRGFALHSMRSPAVSRLYLQVEAGERVENWPDERIWKELHTRLDIDGAPELAEGPVLEKSCVALRGFVTEPMSYGRLFLAGDAAHIVPPTAAKGLNLAVADVRVLAAAFGEFYGSGDRTALDGYSAACLPGVWQAQEFSDWMSGLLHRPPEGEVFDGRLRDARLASVVNSPAAARTFAEHYVGLARERTPARGGRP; this is translated from the coding sequence GTGAAACGCCTGAACACGCGGGTCGTGATCGTCGGGGCGGGACCCGGCGGCCTGCTGCTCTCCCATCTGCTCCAGCGGTGCGGGGTGGACTCGATCGTGCTGGAGCGGCGGAGCCGGGAGTACGTGGAGAAGCGGGTGCGGGCCGGGTTGCTGGAAGGCGGCACCGTGGACTTCCTGCGCGAGGCCGGTCTGGCGGACCGGCTGGAGCGCGAGGGGCTGGTCCACGAGGGCTTCGTCTTCCGGTTCGGCTCGCGCGCCCACCGGATGCCCTTCACCGAGCTGACCGGCCGGACCGTCCATATGTACGGCCAGCAGGAGCTGGTGAAGGACCTGATCCGGGCCAGGACGGCGGCCGGGGCGCGGCTGTGGTTCGACGTCCCCGATGTCGAACCACAGGGGCTGGACACGGACACGCCGACCGTGCGGTGCACGGTGGCGGGCGAACCGGTGGAGATCGCCTGCGACTTCGTCGCGGGCTGCGACGGATTCCACGGGGTCTCCCGCCGGTCCGTGCCGCCCGGAACGTTCACGACCTACGAGCGCACCTATCCGTACGCCTGGCTCGGCGTGCTGGCCGAGGCCCCGCCCGCCGCCGAGGAGCTGATCTACGCGGTGCACAGCCGGGGCTTCGCGCTGCACAGCATGCGCTCGCCCGCGGTGAGCCGGCTCTATCTGCAGGTGGAGGCCGGCGAGCGGGTGGAGAACTGGCCCGATGAGCGGATCTGGAAGGAGCTGCACACCCGGCTGGACATCGACGGTGCCCCAGAACTGGCCGAGGGGCCGGTCCTGGAGAAGAGCTGTGTGGCGCTCCGTGGCTTCGTGACCGAGCCGATGAGTTACGGCCGGCTGTTCCTGGCCGGTGACGCCGCGCATATCGTGCCGCCGACCGCGGCCAAGGGGCTCAACCTCGCCGTGGCGGACGTCAGGGTGCTCGCCGCGGCCTTCGGGGAGTTCTACGGAAGCGGCGACCGCACCGCGCTGGACGGCTATTCGGCCGCCTGTCTGCCCGGGGTCTGGCAGGCGCAGGAGTTCTCCGACTGGATGTCGGGGCTGCTGCACCGGCCCCCGGAGGGCGAGGTGTTCGACGGGCGGCTGCGGGACGCCCGGCTCGCGTCCGTGGTGAACTCCCCCGCCGCCGCGCGGACCTTCGCCGAGCACTATGTGGGCCTGGCGCGGGAGCGGACCCCGGCCCGGGGAGGCCGGCCATGA
- a CDS encoding 4-hydroxy-3-methylbut-2-en-1-yl diphosphate synthase: MTVDLGLPAAPPPVLGKRRVTRQLGVGAVGVGSDFPVSVQSMTTTVTADVNATLQQIAELTATGCDIVRVACPSQDDADALPQIARKSKIPVIADIHFQPKYVFAAIEAGCAAVRVNPGNIKRFDDKVKEIARAAKDHGTPIRIGVNAGSLDARLMAKHGKATPEALVESALWEAELFAEHGFHDLKISVKHNDPVVMVRAYELLAESCDYPLHLGVTEAGPAFQGTIKSAVAFGALLRQGIGDTIRVSLSAPPVEEVKVGTQILQSLNLRPRKLEIVSCPSCGRAQVDVYKLADQVTAGLEGMEVPLRVAVMGCVVNGPGEAREADLGVASGNGKGQIFVKGKVIKTVPESKIVETLIEEAMRLAEEAGPQDAAESPTVSVR, translated from the coding sequence ATGACCGTCGATCTCGGCCTGCCTGCCGCGCCGCCACCGGTGCTCGGAAAGCGCCGCGTCACCCGTCAGCTCGGGGTGGGCGCGGTGGGGGTCGGCAGCGACTTCCCCGTCTCCGTGCAGTCCATGACGACCACCGTCACCGCCGATGTCAACGCCACCCTGCAGCAGATCGCCGAGCTGACCGCGACGGGCTGCGACATCGTCCGGGTGGCCTGCCCCAGCCAGGACGACGCCGACGCCCTGCCGCAGATCGCCCGCAAGTCCAAGATCCCGGTGATCGCCGACATCCACTTCCAGCCCAAGTACGTGTTCGCCGCGATCGAGGCGGGCTGTGCGGCGGTGCGGGTGAATCCGGGAAACATCAAGAGGTTCGACGACAAGGTCAAGGAGATCGCCCGCGCGGCGAAGGACCATGGCACCCCGATCCGCATCGGGGTGAACGCCGGCTCGCTGGACGCGCGGCTGATGGCCAAGCACGGCAAGGCCACCCCCGAGGCATTGGTGGAATCGGCGCTGTGGGAGGCGGAGCTCTTCGCCGAGCACGGCTTCCACGACCTGAAGATCTCGGTGAAGCACAACGATCCGGTGGTCATGGTGCGCGCCTATGAGCTGCTCGCCGAGTCCTGCGACTATCCGCTGCACCTGGGGGTGACCGAGGCGGGCCCCGCGTTCCAGGGCACCATCAAGTCCGCGGTGGCCTTCGGTGCGCTGCTGCGGCAGGGCATCGGCGACACCATCCGGGTGTCGCTGTCGGCGCCTCCGGTGGAGGAGGTGAAGGTCGGCACGCAGATCCTGCAGTCGCTCAATCTGCGGCCGCGCAAGCTGGAAATCGTCTCCTGCCCCTCCTGCGGCCGGGCCCAGGTGGATGTGTACAAGCTGGCCGACCAGGTCACCGCGGGTCTCGAGGGCATGGAAGTGCCGCTGCGGGTCGCGGTGATGGGGTGTGTGGTCAACGGCCCCGGTGAGGCCCGGGAGGCCGATCTCGGTGTCGCCTCGGGCAATGGCAAGGGCCAGATCTTCGTCAAGGGGAAGGTCATCAAGACCGTCCCCGAGAGCAAGATCGTGGAGACCCTGATCGAGGAGGCCATGCGCCTGGCCGAGGAGGCGGGCCCGCAGGACGCCGCCGAGTCCCCCACCGTCAGCGTGCGGTGA